A window of Cytobacillus sp. IB215665 genomic DNA:
TCTTTTCTTTTTATACAGCGTAGATATTCTCACAAAACCTCTTGTAGCTGTGATTTGGTAATGTTTGCACTGCTTAGTTTTCGAAAAGAGCCTTACGCAAAGTTGTTTTCGCTTCTATATGCTGTTTATCGTACTAGGTAATTAAACACGTATTTAAATATATGTCGTGGCATCTTTTCTTTTTATACAGCGTAGATATTCTCACAAAACCTCTTGTAGCTGTGATTTGGTAATGTTTCACTACTTAGTTTTCGAAAAGAGCCTTACGCAAAGTTGTTTTCGCTTCTATATGTTGTTTATCGTACTGAGTAGCATACATACACGTACTTAAATATATGTCGTGGCATCTTTTCTTTTTGTATAACGTAGATATTCTCACGAAACCTCTTGTAGCTGTAAATTTTGTGATGATTGCACAACTTAGTTTTCGAAAAGAGCTTTATAAGCTCCTTGCGCTTCTATTGTTGTTTGTCGTACTAAGTAATAAAACATGTACACAATCACAAGTCGTGGCATCTTTTTTTATTCACTCTTATTTTTGCAGCATTGAACTTATTTTTTAAAAAAGATCCCTACATTTAGCAATTGTAAATATTATTTTGTGAATGAAACGGTACAAGCATGAATATGAATAGAAGCATAACGACTGATATAAGAGGAGGAATATGAATGAAGAAGGGGATATTGGTACTGTTCGGCATATTGTTTACCGTGAGTGGATGTAGCCAAGCTGCTTCTTATGACCTATGTGGTTATGGATCTATGTTTTCGTTAGATGGAGATGGCTTTTTACTTGCCGAACCATCAGCAACAGTCTCGTATACAATTAATGAAAAAGTAGGTGCAATTGAGAAACAAATCGAGGAAGAGTACCACCCTGTTAATCACTTGGTTTCTAATCATCTAAAAGAAGGAACAGTCATTTATTCTGTCATGGAAGACCCCACTCTTATGATTGCAAAAATCAATAACGATGAGTATGCCTTATTCGAGAAAATTGATGAATGAATTGGGATAGAGAACATTACCCATGAAAGTAAAAATGACCTTCATGGGTAATTTTCATGGTGCTAGTCTATTTCACCATTCTGAAAGCTACGTTATCTGTATATATGGTTGTTGAACTCAGCTTCTAAAATAAACCCAGCTGTTTTGATGCTAAACCATTATATTGTATCTCTAACATTGAGATTAACTGCTTGGCGTTGTCAGCTGCGTCTCCACCAGAATTATTATTAAACAATACATATATATTTTCAGAATTCTGCTTCAGTTGATGAAGGTTTTTTATCCACTGCTTCAGCTCTACATCATTATATCGGTATAAATATCTAATTTCTCGCCAGTTACTAGAACTAGGTTTATTCCATCCATGGACATTACGGCCATGAAAACGGACGAGTGTTTTTTGCTCATTTGTTGTATTAAGGATCGTTGGAATTGAACCTTCTCCTGCTTGGGGTTCGTCACATATACTATGTATCCAACCTTCTTGAATCATAAACTGGATCGTTTTATGTCGGTAATGATCAACAAACCATGATTGATGCCTAAATTCAAGGGCATACGGAATCTCCTGCATCCTTTCACGACAATAACGTAAATATTCAACATGCTCCTTTTTACAATCAAACCAAGGCGGAAATTGAAATAGTACCATAGCAAGTTTTTTTCTTTCTATTAAAGGTATCAATGATTCTTTAAAGTCATTAAACATCTCTTCTATATTATTAAATGGTACTTTCCCTCGTAAATGCCTGGTCATCCCTTGATATGCTTTAACAATAAATTGAAAGGAATTCGGTGTTTCACTTGCCCACTTCTCCATATTATGTAGTGGTTGAATAGCATAAAAGGACGCATCTAACTCTACGATTGGAAAATGAGCACTATAATGATGTAGCTTATCACGTGAGGAAGCTTTGTTTGGATATAAACTATCGTGATCACCCCAGCCTGTAAGACCGATGTAAATCATAATAACCTCCTAAATGTAACGATGTACAACACATATTAAGAAAAGAACCCACAAAATAAATGTGAGTTCTTTAACGATTATAAAATTATCCGATTGAACCTTCCATTTCAAATTTGATCAGTCGGTTCATTTCAACAGCGTATTCCATTGGGAGTTCTTTAGTAAATGGTTCGATAAAGCCCATTACGATCATTTCTGTTGCTTCTTGCTCAGAAATACCACGACTCATCAAATAGAATAACTGTTCTTCAGACACTTTTGAAACCTTCGCTTCGTGCTCTAACGATATATTATCATTTAAAATCTCGTTATATGGAATTGTATCTGAAGTAGATTTATTATCCATAATTAACGTATCACATTCGATGTTAGATCTTGATCCTTCTGCTTTACGACCAAAATGGACAATTCCACGATAAGTTACTTTTCCACCTTGCTTTGAGATCGATTTAGATACAATCGTTGACGATGTGTTAGGTGCAAGGTGAATCATTTTCGCTCCAGCATCTTGATGCTGTCCTTTACCAGCGATAGCAATCGATAATGTCATCCCTCTTGCGCCTGCACCTTTCAAAATAACTGCTGGGTATTTCATTGTTAGCTTCGAACCGATGTTACCATCAATCCATTCCATCGTAGCATTTTCTTCACATACCGCACGCTTTGTTACGAGATTAAAGACATTATTTGCCCAGTTCTGAATCGTCGTATAACGACAATACGCATCTTTCTTTATAATAATTTCTACGACAGCACTGTGCAATGAATTTGTTGTATAAACTGGTGCCGTACAACCTTCTACATAATGAACGTGTGCACCTTCATCAACAATGATAAGTGTACGTTCAAACTGTCCCATATTTTCAGAATTGATTCTGAAATATGCTTGTAATGGTGTATCTACCTTAACTCCAGGTGGAACATAAATAAACGATCCGCCTGACCATACTGCAGAGTTTAATGCAGCGAATTTATTATCAGTTGGTGGAATGACTTTTCCCCAATGCTCTTTGAAGATATCTTCATTTTCTTTTAGAGCAGAATCAGTATCTTTGAAAACAATTCCAAGTTCTTCAAGGTCTTCCTTCATATTATGATAAACGACTTCAGATTCATACTGCGCAGATACTCCAGCTAAATATTTTTGTTCTGCTTCAGGAATACCTAGTTTATCAAAAGTAGTTTTAATTTCGTCAGGAACTTCATCCCAAGATTTCTCAGATTTTTCAGACGGCTTCACATAATAAGTAATGTCATCAAAATTCAAGCTCGCTAAATCTCCACCCCATTGTGGCATCGCTTGATTATAAAAATGCTCTAGCGACTTCAAACGAAAGTCGAGCATCCATTGTGGTTCTTCCTTCATGCGAGAAATTTCTTCAACAATCTCTTTTGTTAAACCTCGTTTTGAACGGAAAATCGACACATCTTTATCCGCAAAACCATATTTATAATCACCTATTTCAGGCATTTTTTTTGCCATTGATCGCAGCCTCCTTTAACTAAATGTTCATCAGATGAGAAAGTTGGACATTTTCACGTCCTCACAGTTACTCTTTCCCTTGTAAACCTTTCTCCATAGCCTTCCATGCAAGTGTTGCACATTTTATTCTCGCTGGAAATTTTGAAACTCCTTGTAAAGCTTCAATATCACCTAAATCGATATCTTCGTCATAATCTTTGCCCTGCATCATATCTGAGAAGATTTTTGAAAGTTCCATAGCTTTTGAAATTGGCTGCCCTTTTATCGCTTGCGTCATCATTGACGCAGACGACATTGAAATTGAACAGCCATCCCCTTCAAATTTTGCATCAACAACTTTTCCATCTTCTACTTTCATCGTTAAATGGATCCGGTCACCACATGTTGGATTATTCATATCCACCGTTACGCTATCTTCTTCAATAGCACCTCGATTACGTGGTTTTTTGTAATGATCCATAATCACTTGACGGTATAGCTGGTCAAGATTGGCATTAAAAGACATTGCTAAAGTACTCCTTTGTTTTAATTAATGAAGAAACAAAACGATCTACATCCTCTTCATTATTATATATATAGAAGCTAGCACGTGCAGTAGCCGAAACATTCAACCATTTCATTAATGGCTGAGCACAATGGTGTCCAGCCCTTACTGCAATTCCATCAGCATCTAATACCGTTGCTACATCATGGGGATGTACATCATCAACATTAAACGTAACTAATCCAGCTCGTTTGCTTGGTCCATATATAGTACATCCATCGACCTCCGATAGTCTGTGTAAAGCATATTGAGCTAATGTATGTTCATGTGCTTCAATCTTATCTAGTCCAATTTCTTCAAGAAAATCGATCGCTGCTCCAAAACCAATTGCACCTGCAATAATCGGTGTTCCACCTTCAAACTTCCAAGGAAGCTCTTTCCAAGTCGATTCATATAAGTCAACGAAATCAATCATTTCTCCACCGAACTCAACTGGTTCCATATGTTCAAGTATATGTTTTTTTCCGTATAATACACCTACTCCTGTCGGTCCACACATTTTATGAGCAGAAAAGGCGTAGAAGTCACAGTCTAAGTCTTGGACATCTACTTTCATATGCGGAGTACTTTGGGCTCCGTCAACAACCATAACAGCACCGTGCTTATGAGCAATTTTCGTAATTTCTTTAATAGGGTTTATTGTACCTAACACGTTGGAAACGTATACCATCGATACAATCTTCGTGTTATCTGTTATTGTATTTTCTACATCCTCTAAGGAGATTGTGCCGTCTTCCTGTAACGGTAAGTATTTCAAAGTCGCTCCAGTTGCTTTTGCAAGCTGTTGCCAAGGAATAATATTACTATGGTGCTCCATGTAGGTAATGACAATTTCATCACCTTCTGCAAGGTTGGCACGCCCATAACTAGCTGCAACTGTATTAAGTGCAGTAGTTGTACCACGTGTAAAGATCACTTCCTCAGTGCTTTTTGCATTAATAAATTTTCGAACCTTTTCCCGCGCGCCTTCATAGCCATCTGTAGCCTTTGTACCTAAAGTATGAACACCACGGTGCACGTTAGAATTGTACTGGCGATAATATTGATCAAGTGCTTCAATAACAGATGTTGGTTTCTGTGAAGTCGCAGCGCTGTCCAGATAAACTAAGCTGTTTCCATTAACCTCTTGGTTTAGAATTGGGAACATATCACGAATATCTTGGATATTCATTATTTTACTTTCCTTTCGATTACCTCAACTAACTGTGCTTTAACCGAATCAATTGGAAGCTCGTTAACAACAGGTGCTAAAAAGCCATGAATAACAAGACGTTCCGCTTCTTCCTTCGGCAACCCACGACTCATTAAATAATATAGTTGAATTGGATCAACTCGACCAACAGATGCAGCGTGTCCAGCTGTTACATCATCTTCATCAATTAATAGAATCGGGTTTGCATCTCCGCGTGCTTTTTCACTAAGCATAAGAACGCGTGATTCTTGTTCTGCATTAGATTTTGAAGCCCCATGTTCAATCTTTCCAATACCATTAAAGATAGAGGAAGCTGCCTCTTTCATAACACCATGCTTTAAAATATAGCCTTCAGAATGCTTCCCATGGTGCACAACACTCGTTGTGAAATTTTGAGTCTGCTCACCGCGGCCAACAACCACAGTTTTAGTATCCCCGTAAGATCCATCACCAATAAGATGGGTAATATTTTCCGATACCGTATCTCCGTCGTTCATAAGTCCTAATGCCCACTCAATTTTCGCATCTCGACCAGCTACTCCACGGCGATTTACGTAAGTCGTAACACCTTGTGCAAGAGTATCAACAGCACCGTAAGTTACTTTGGCATTTGTGTTAGCAAACACTTCCGTAATAATATTTACAACTCCGTCATTAACCTCCGTAGTTGAAATATAGTTTTCTACATAAGTGACTGAGCTATTATCATCAGCAACAATAATCACATGGTTCATTAATGTAGCGTCTGCATCATCGTGAACATATACAGCCTGTATTGGTGTATCAACTTCTACATTTTTTGGAACGTAAACGAATACTCCTCCGTTCATTAAAGCTCCATGTAATGCTGTTAGTCGATGCTCATCAATCTTTACCCCATCGTTCATAAAATACTTCTGCAATAGATCACTATGCTCACGTGCTGCAGTATGGATATCAGCTAATATAACACCCTTTGCTGTTAAATCTTGTGGTAGCGTTAAAAATGCAGCTGTATTATTACGTTGAATATAAAGGCTTTTATCATCTTTTTCACTTTCAATGAGTGCCTTTACCTCACTTGAAAGTTCGTCTAACGATGTATATTTTTCGCTATTTACTAGGTGGTTCTTAAAATTAGTAAAATTCCATTTATCTATTTTAGTTTTATCAGGTTTCGGTAGAGGTAACTCTTCATATTTCGCAAGAGCTTGTAGGCGGAGATCTAGTAACCATTCAGGTTCACCTAGATCTTTTGACAAACCTCTAACATAATCCTGATCGAATGAATGTTTCGTATCAATTGTTGACATGTCCATCCTCCTAACGCTTACGCTTCTTGGCCTACTGTTTCATCTTCAATTCCAAGCTCATTTTTAATCCAGTCATAGCCTTCTGCTTCAAGACGTTGAGCTAGCTCAGGACCACCTGATTTAACAACACGGCCTTGCATCATTACATGTACTTTGTCTGGAGTAATATAGTTTAATAGACGTTGATAGTGAGTAATAATTAAACAACCGAACTCAGAACTTCTCAACTCATTAATACCTTTGGAAACCACTTTTAACGCATCGATATCTAAACCTGAGTCAATTTCATCTAAAATTGCAATCTTTGGCTCAAGCATCATTAATTGCAAAATTTCATTTCGTTTTTTCTCACCGCCTGAGAAACCTTCATTTAAGTAACGTTGTGCCATATCTGGGTCCATTTCTAAGAAGTCCATTTGCTTATCCATTTTACGAATAAACTTCATTAATGAGATTTCATCGCCTTCTTCACGACGAGAATTAATAGATGAACGTAAAAAATCAGCGTTTGTTACACCACTAATTTCACTTGGATATTGCATAGCAAGGAATAGACCAGCACGCGCACGCTCATCTACTTCCATTTCCAGCACATCTTCACCGTCCAGTGTTATGCTACCTTGCGTTACTTCATATTTTGGATGACCCATGATTGCTGCAGATAAGGTTGATTTACCTGTACCATTAGGTCCCATAATCGCGTGAATTTCTCCACCTTTTATGTCAAGGTCTACCCCTTTTAGAATTTCTTTACCGTCAATAGAAACATGAAGATCTCTAATTGTTAATGTTGATGCTGCCATTACTATACCTCCAATTTATCTTCTATACTATTTGTTAAAATACTTTCATTCTCATTTTATTCTCATTACAATCTTATAACAAATGAAAAGTATTAGCAACCATTTAACACCATAGCTATACTTTTTAAATAAAAAAGTTTAAAAAGTATTTTCTTTCATTATATGTAGATAAGTAAAGATTGTCTTCGACATATATTGTTTGCATAAAAAACAAAAAACATCCAAAATACACATCAAACTCATTATACGATAATAAGAAGAAAAAACCAGTGAAATCACTGGTTTTTCTTCTTATTTCTTATTCTGAAACAGGGACAACTGCTCCTTCAAATTCTTCAATAATATAATTTTGGATTTCTTCTGAGCGCAAAGCGTTAACTAATTCGACAATTTCCTTATTTTTTTCATCACCACTACGCACAGCAATAATATTTACATAAGGAGAATCAGCGCCTTCAATTGCAATAGCATCATCTAACGGATTTAATCCAGCATCAATCGCATAGTTTGTATTGATTAAAATAGCATCACCTTCGTCATTATTATAAAACTCAGGTAATAAAGCAGCGTCGATTTCAGCTTCAAATTTAAGATTTTTTGGATTTTCTACAATATCATCAAGTGTTGCTTCTACTTTTTCAACGTCATCTGCTAACTTAATTAAGCCCTGTGATTCTAGCATTGTTAAAATACGCCCATGATCAGCCACTGAGTTACTCATAATAATTACAGCACCTTCTGGTAATTCATCTAAGCTGCTATATTTTTGTGAATATACTCCGATTGGTTCAATATGAATACCACCTGCATTCACGAAATCATAGCCTACATCAGCCATTTGCGATTCTAAATATGGTATATGTTGAAAATAGTTAGCATCAAGGTCACCACTATCTAAATCTTCATTCGGCAAAATATAATCTTGATATGTTTCTATAACTAAATCAATTCCCTTGTCAGCTAATATCGGTTGTACTTGTTCTAAAATCTCCGCATGCGGTACATTCGAAGCTCCAACTACTAATTGCTTGTTCTCTTCTGAAGCTTGATTCGTTTGACTCTTTTCTGATGAACTTTCTTTTTCACTCGTTCCACATGCTGCCAAAGCAAAAACTACGAGTAATGTACTTACGATTGCAAATATTTTTTTCATGATGATCTTCTCCTATCTTTTGTCTATTTTTGATGTTATAAAATCTCCAATGTATTGGAGGATAAACACTATAATAAGAATAAAAATGGTTGCTACAACAACAACATCGGTATGACGGCGAGAAAAACCTTCTAAATAAGCCAAATTCCCAAGGCCCCCCGCACCGATAATTCCAGCCATGGCAGTATAACCAACTAGAGCAATTGCTGTCACTGTAATTCCTGATATGAGTGCAGGAAGTGCTTCAGGTAGCAGCACCTTGAAAACGATTGTTCTTGTTTTCGCCCCCATAGACCGTGCCGCCTCAATAACACCTTTATCAATCTCTCGCAATGCAATTTCTACCATTCTTGCGTAGAAAGGTGCTGCTCCAATTACGAGAGCAGGTAAAGCGGCATTTGCTCCTCTAATTGTCCCAAGCATGAATTTTGTTAACGGAATTAATAAAATGATTAAAATAATGAATGGTATAGAACGAAAAATGTTTACAAAACTGCTGATGATTGTATTAACCAACTTATGTTCCAATAGGTTGTCCTTCGATGTTAAAAAAAGTAAGAGCCCTAATATAACACCAAAAACAAATGTTGCAATCACCGATGTCACAGTCATATATAAAGTTTCAAATGTTGCTTCCGACATTTTTTCCCAATTAACATTTACAAATAGTTGACTAACCATGCTGTATCACCTCCACTGCCACATGTTTTTCCTTTATATATGTGATCGAGCGGTTTATCTCTTCATCGGTTCCTGTCATATGAATAAACAATGTGCCATATGCACCGTGCTGTGTATGCGAGATCTTTCCTTGTATAATATTGATGCCAATTTTAAACTGGCGGATTAATTCTGCTATTAAAGGTTGTTCAGCATCATCCCCAACAAACAACAGCTTAATAACTTTACCTTCAGGGTAGCTTTCTAAAATATGCTCAATTGTTTCTGTCGCTTCTTCTGGTTCTGTAATTTGCTTAACAAACTTCTTAGTTATTGGAGCTTTCGGTTGCTGAAACACCGATAAAACTTCACCTTGTTCAACAATGCTGCCATTTTCCATTACAGCTACACGATGACATATTTTACGAATCACATGCATTTCATGAGTAATTAACACAATTGTGAGACCTAGCTTTTTATTAATATCCACAAGCAACTCAAGAATCGAGTCTGTTGTTTGTGGATCAAGTGCTGAGGTTGCTTCATCACATAATAATACCTTCGGGCGATTTGCTAAAGCACGAGCTATTCCAACTCGCTGCTTTTGGCCACCACTTAGTTGTGAAGGATACGCATTTTCTCTTCCCCCCAACCCTACTAGCTTGATTAGCTCATCCACCCTCTTCAATCGTTCTTTTTTTCGAATGCCAGCAATTTCTAATGGAAAGGATATATTCTCCCGTACAGTTCTTGACCAAAGCAAATTAAAATGCTGAAAGATCATACTAATTTCTTGTCGTGATTTACGTAACTCATCCCCTTTAATAGAGGTCATTTCATAATTATTGATCGTAATTGTTCCTTCTGTTGCTGCTTCAAGCTGGTTTAACAAACGAATGAGTGTACTTTTTCCTGCACCACTGTAACCAATAATGCCAAATATTTCACCCTTAGCAATATTCAAATTGACATTATCTACAGCAACTACTTCTCCTTCTTGAGATTGATATACTTTTTTTACCCCAGATAGTTTTATCAAAAGGCTCACCTACTTCCTTAATCATATTATTCATATATGTTTAGTATGTTTTATGTTGCAAACTAAACGATCTTCCATATTTTTGTTAGTATGGAGATATTAGCTCTTCTAGCAGCTAGACAATCGTTTTATCCATTATCATTGTTTTTTATAAAAGGCTCTTTTCGTATACTTTGTTAACTTCTTCATACGAAGAACAACAACAATCATTATGAAGACAGCATGTGTAAAAGATAAGATATTACGAATACAAAATGAATATATGTTTATATTTTTGTACGAACAGCAACATTTAATGCGTAATCAACCTAATAGAAAAGCTTAACAACAAAATTAAAAAGCCTTTCCGCACATGTGAGCAGAAAGGCTTAATTATATTCCTTTCTCTCATCTATCGAAGCATACGCTTCGTGTGAATTGGCACCATTTCAACTTCACCGTTGATGGTTGCCGGGCTTCATAGGGCACATCCCTCCACCTCTCTTGATAAGAGTATATATCAATGTTTTTTTATTCATTTTTATAATTACATTTCAAAATTAATCTCTTTTAAAAAGTACAATTGTGATTCTATCACGCTCATTTATATGTGTCAATGAATATCTTTATGGAATTTACAGCCAAAACACAAATCGATTCACCCTATATTATTTGCTTGAAGTTAGTCCTGTCGCAGTTTCTATTGCTTGCTCTAAGTCTTCTAATAGGTCGTCAATATTCTCAATTCCAACTGACAACCTTATTAAATCTTCTGTTACACCTGAAGATTTTAAGCCCTCGCTACTTAATTGTTGATGTGTTGTACTTGCCGGATGGATAATCAAGCTTTTAGCGTCACCTACGTTTGCTACATGCGACCATAGTTTCACATGATTAATTACTTTAGCACCTGCTTCTCTCCCTCCTTTTATGCCGAACACGACGATGGACCCACTACCTTTTGGTAAATATTTTTTAGCAAGTTCTTTTGCAGGATGATCTTTATGATCAGGATACAAAACCCACTCTACAGCCGGGTGTTTCGCTAAATATTCAACGACTTTCATAGCATTATTAACATGCTCTTTCATCCGTACATGTAATGTCTCTAGGCCAAGGTTAAATTGATAAGCATTAAACGGACTTAATGAGGCACCTAAATCTCTTAATAATTGCACCCTAGCTTTGACGATATATGCACTTTCTCCAAGTGCTTCTGCATATATAAGATTATTATAGCTTGGGTCAGGGGTAATAAAGTCTGGAAACTTCTCAGAATTCCAAT
This region includes:
- a CDS encoding DUF72 domain-containing protein, which encodes MIYIGLTGWGDHDSLYPNKASSRDKLHHYSAHFPIVELDASFYAIQPLHNMEKWASETPNSFQFIVKAYQGMTRHLRGKVPFNNIEEMFNDFKESLIPLIERKKLAMVLFQFPPWFDCKKEHVEYLRYCRERMQEIPYALEFRHQSWFVDHYRHKTIQFMIQEGWIHSICDEPQAGEGSIPTILNTTNEQKTLVRFHGRNVHGWNKPSSSNWREIRYLYRYNDVELKQWIKNLHQLKQNSENIYVLFNNNSGGDAADNAKQLISMLEIQYNGLASKQLGLF
- the sufB gene encoding Fe-S cluster assembly protein SufB, which codes for MAKKMPEIGDYKYGFADKDVSIFRSKRGLTKEIVEEISRMKEEPQWMLDFRLKSLEHFYNQAMPQWGGDLASLNFDDITYYVKPSEKSEKSWDEVPDEIKTTFDKLGIPEAEQKYLAGVSAQYESEVVYHNMKEDLEELGIVFKDTDSALKENEDIFKEHWGKVIPPTDNKFAALNSAVWSGGSFIYVPPGVKVDTPLQAYFRINSENMGQFERTLIIVDEGAHVHYVEGCTAPVYTTNSLHSAVVEIIIKKDAYCRYTTIQNWANNVFNLVTKRAVCEENATMEWIDGNIGSKLTMKYPAVILKGAGARGMTLSIAIAGKGQHQDAGAKMIHLAPNTSSTIVSKSISKQGGKVTYRGIVHFGRKAEGSRSNIECDTLIMDNKSTSDTIPYNEILNDNISLEHEAKVSKVSEEQLFYLMSRGISEQEATEMIVMGFIEPFTKELPMEYAVEMNRLIKFEMEGSIG
- the sufU gene encoding Fe-S cluster assembly sulfur transfer protein SufU, coding for MSFNANLDQLYRQVIMDHYKKPRNRGAIEEDSVTVDMNNPTCGDRIHLTMKVEDGKVVDAKFEGDGCSISMSSASMMTQAIKGQPISKAMELSKIFSDMMQGKDYDEDIDLGDIEALQGVSKFPARIKCATLAWKAMEKGLQGKE
- a CDS encoding cysteine desulfurase, coding for MNIQDIRDMFPILNQEVNGNSLVYLDSAATSQKPTSVIEALDQYYRQYNSNVHRGVHTLGTKATDGYEGAREKVRKFINAKSTEEVIFTRGTTTALNTVAASYGRANLAEGDEIVITYMEHHSNIIPWQQLAKATGATLKYLPLQEDGTISLEDVENTITDNTKIVSMVYVSNVLGTINPIKEITKIAHKHGAVMVVDGAQSTPHMKVDVQDLDCDFYAFSAHKMCGPTGVGVLYGKKHILEHMEPVEFGGEMIDFVDLYESTWKELPWKFEGGTPIIAGAIGFGAAIDFLEEIGLDKIEAHEHTLAQYALHRLSEVDGCTIYGPSKRAGLVTFNVDDVHPHDVATVLDADGIAVRAGHHCAQPLMKWLNVSATARASFYIYNNEEDVDRFVSSLIKTKEYFSNVF
- the sufD gene encoding Fe-S cluster assembly protein SufD, which produces MSTIDTKHSFDQDYVRGLSKDLGEPEWLLDLRLQALAKYEELPLPKPDKTKIDKWNFTNFKNHLVNSEKYTSLDELSSEVKALIESEKDDKSLYIQRNNTAAFLTLPQDLTAKGVILADIHTAAREHSDLLQKYFMNDGVKIDEHRLTALHGALMNGGVFVYVPKNVEVDTPIQAVYVHDDADATLMNHVIIVADDNSSVTYVENYISTTEVNDGVVNIITEVFANTNAKVTYGAVDTLAQGVTTYVNRRGVAGRDAKIEWALGLMNDGDTVSENITHLIGDGSYGDTKTVVVGRGEQTQNFTTSVVHHGKHSEGYILKHGVMKEAASSIFNGIGKIEHGASKSNAEQESRVLMLSEKARGDANPILLIDEDDVTAGHAASVGRVDPIQLYYLMSRGLPKEEAERLVIHGFLAPVVNELPIDSVKAQLVEVIERKVK
- the sufC gene encoding Fe-S cluster assembly ATPase SufC gives rise to the protein MAASTLTIRDLHVSIDGKEILKGVDLDIKGGEIHAIMGPNGTGKSTLSAAIMGHPKYEVTQGSITLDGEDVLEMEVDERARAGLFLAMQYPSEISGVTNADFLRSSINSRREEGDEISLMKFIRKMDKQMDFLEMDPDMAQRYLNEGFSGGEKKRNEILQLMMLEPKIAILDEIDSGLDIDALKVVSKGINELRSSEFGCLIITHYQRLLNYITPDKVHVMMQGRVVKSGGPELAQRLEAEGYDWIKNELGIEDETVGQEA
- a CDS encoding MetQ/NlpA family ABC transporter substrate-binding protein; amino-acid sequence: MKKIFAIVSTLLVVFALAACGTSEKESSSEKSQTNQASEENKQLVVGASNVPHAEILEQVQPILADKGIDLVIETYQDYILPNEDLDSGDLDANYFQHIPYLESQMADVGYDFVNAGGIHIEPIGVYSQKYSSLDELPEGAVIIMSNSVADHGRILTMLESQGLIKLADDVEKVEATLDDIVENPKNLKFEAEIDAALLPEFYNNDEGDAILINTNYAIDAGLNPLDDAIAIEGADSPYVNIIAVRSGDEKNKEIVELVNALRSEEIQNYIIEEFEGAVVPVSE
- a CDS encoding methionine ABC transporter permease, whose translation is MVSQLFVNVNWEKMSEATFETLYMTVTSVIATFVFGVILGLLLFLTSKDNLLEHKLVNTIISSFVNIFRSIPFIILIILLIPLTKFMLGTIRGANAALPALVIGAAPFYARMVEIALREIDKGVIEAARSMGAKTRTIVFKVLLPEALPALISGITVTAIALVGYTAMAGIIGAGGLGNLAYLEGFSRRHTDVVVVATIFILIIVFILQYIGDFITSKIDKR
- a CDS encoding methionine ABC transporter ATP-binding protein, which produces MIKLSGVKKVYQSQEGEVVAVDNVNLNIAKGEIFGIIGYSGAGKSTLIRLLNQLEAATEGTITINNYEMTSIKGDELRKSRQEISMIFQHFNLLWSRTVRENISFPLEIAGIRKKERLKRVDELIKLVGLGGRENAYPSQLSGGQKQRVGIARALANRPKVLLCDEATSALDPQTTDSILELLVDINKKLGLTIVLITHEMHVIRKICHRVAVMENGSIVEQGEVLSVFQQPKAPITKKFVKQITEPEEATETIEHILESYPEGKVIKLLFVGDDAEQPLIAELIRQFKIGINIIQGKISHTQHGAYGTLFIHMTGTDEEINRSITYIKEKHVAVEVIQHG